A region from the Bradyrhizobium sp. CCBAU 53340 genome encodes:
- a CDS encoding HAD family hydrolase — MKPVLVFDWNGTLLDDTYALLQTTNAILDRFGHATIDMSTFREHCDVPLSLLYRSLGMSQDEVATVDRDGSAIFHDTYEPLAGKADLREGARRVLELAHQEAASSIIVSNHIVDPLRSQLRRLGIDDYINDVLAFENRTTQYKSMSKGERLRLYMQKNNLKPASTFIIGDMPVETDIARNLGLVSISITGGFVSESRLRAARPDYTINNHHELLPILQRHGFFRNA; from the coding sequence ATGAAACCGGTTCTCGTCTTTGATTGGAATGGAACGCTGCTCGATGATACGTACGCACTGCTCCAAACGACAAATGCCATACTAGATCGCTTTGGTCATGCAACAATCGACATGAGCACCTTCCGGGAACATTGCGATGTTCCGCTATCTCTTCTTTATCGCAGTCTCGGAATGTCGCAAGACGAGGTTGCGACGGTGGATCGCGATGGCAGTGCAATCTTTCACGACACGTACGAACCTCTTGCGGGTAAAGCCGATCTGCGCGAGGGCGCGCGCAGGGTGTTGGAGTTAGCGCACCAAGAAGCAGCTTCGTCCATCATCGTGAGCAACCATATAGTCGATCCTCTGCGCTCCCAATTGAGAAGACTTGGGATCGACGACTACATCAACGATGTGCTCGCCTTTGAAAACCGCACTACCCAATATAAATCGATGAGCAAGGGAGAGCGGCTTCGTCTATACATGCAGAAAAACAACCTGAAGCCGGCGTCAACCTTCATCATCGGCGATATGCCGGTCGAAACGGATATCGCGCGCAATCTCGGACTCGTAAGCATATCCATTACCGGTGGATTTGTTTCGGAGTCGCGCTTGCGCGCGGCGCGTCCTGACTACACGATTAACAACCATCATGAGCTGTTACCAATCTTACAAAGGCACGGGTTTTTTCGGAATGCATAA
- a CDS encoding NAD(P)-dependent oxidoreductase, whose protein sequence is MGTGIGISLLRHQIELHIKANKTRFGADRLTGAGAHEHPSIAELARHVNAVVLSLPSSREVEAVCLGQDGLFVHMPRGGLIIDCSTSYPASTVALAEQAQKCGLSFMDAPVTRSPEQAELGLLNAIVGSNEKLFPVAEGILGAFCETVLHVGDVGQGHKLKLVYNSMTMGIAAVAAEVCQFACGLDVDLVTLRSLVSRGSTNSGIFQAFVSFLLGEKPDVLAISIANSAKDIECAVRLAGESAVPVPVLAAAAHKLNVSVVAGKGELTLPHLSRP, encoded by the coding sequence ATGGGAACCGGTATCGGTATCAGCCTATTGCGTCACCAAATCGAGCTGCATATCAAAGCGAACAAAACTCGCTTCGGTGCGGATCGCTTGACTGGTGCAGGTGCCCATGAACATCCTTCGATCGCCGAGTTGGCGCGGCATGTAAACGCCGTCGTGTTATCCTTGCCTTCCAGCCGCGAGGTTGAGGCAGTATGCCTTGGGCAAGATGGGCTGTTCGTCCATATGCCCCGAGGAGGGTTGATAATTGACTGCTCGACGTCTTATCCTGCTTCAACGGTCGCACTGGCTGAGCAGGCGCAAAAATGCGGCCTAAGCTTTATGGACGCTCCAGTAACGCGGAGCCCCGAACAAGCAGAGCTAGGCCTTCTCAACGCGATCGTTGGATCGAATGAAAAGCTTTTTCCTGTCGCTGAGGGCATTCTTGGTGCGTTTTGTGAGACCGTTCTTCATGTCGGAGATGTCGGACAAGGTCACAAGCTCAAGCTTGTTTACAACAGCATGACTATGGGGATAGCGGCGGTAGCCGCGGAGGTTTGCCAGTTTGCGTGCGGCCTTGACGTCGATCTCGTAACACTCCGCTCTCTGGTTAGTCGGGGCTCCACCAATAGCGGAATATTTCAAGCCTTCGTGTCCTTTTTGTTAGGCGAGAAACCCGATGTTCTGGCAATCTCAATCGCGAATTCCGCAAAGGATATTGAGTGCGCTGTGCGCCTGGCAGGCGAGAGCGCAGTTCCGGTGCCGGTCTTGGCTGCCGCCGCACACAAATTAAATGTCTCAGTTGTTGCGGGCAAAGGCGAACTCACACTACCTCATCTGTC